The sequence AGAACGTTTTTTAGCAGTAGattgtttttccaaattaaatcTAACATAGATCCCCGACATATCAAAGGGCAGACGATGATTTCATCAGCATCCCTTTATTTCATAAGTTCATATGTGTACAAGATGCATCCACCACAAAGACAAATGAAGAGTTTTAACAGAACCGGCTTTGGAAATTGGGGTTTGCAAAGGCCAGCCGCAGCCTCCTGCCAGCCAGCACATCTGATTTACTCAGGAATTTTCTTTCAGGATTCATCAGGATTTGCTATGCCAGAGATGTCTTGACTCACACAGGGAAGTCGCTTCGGACGGTAACAGTTTTGCACAACTGCCTGCATTGCAATCTCGGGAAACCCTTCCACTGGCCCAGAAAAACTCGAAAGAGAAATGGGAGGAGATTTGAGTGTTATGGGCAACACTGAACAACCACTAACGTTGTATATCCCAAATATGAACGCTGTGTGGGAAACGCCTGAAACCCACAATAAGCACAAATGCAGCTTTAATATTGCAATATGATAATAAGAAGTGTCCCACGGTCCCGTTACTCTGCAATGACTGTGCCGTGATGGGAGAACGGCGTACCGCAAACAAATGTGCCTGAGGTCTGCGTAGCAGTAATTCAAGCGCAGGCTCCCAGGAAACGATGCACACAGCAGTTCTGTATTCTGTGAGCGCTATGCCCAGGCTGGACATTTAcaaggaataaaaagataaatagagagcCTCAAACTCTAGACCATGGATGCATTTGCAAGAAGTCCAAACACATGTGCGGGGATGGCACGAAAAGCTTTCTCCCAACCATTGCAGAAAAGACAAGGATGTTGAGGCTGGTGATACAAGGCCAGCTTGGGGAATGGACAGAAATCATTCATCCAGATTTTACATTATGTCGATACCTATGTGAGCACTAAAACTTCCTTCTGTCTCGACTCCTGCTGGCAATGCAAGGACCCAGCTGGCATTTCTGACTGCCTGAGGGTGGGTCCCTTGCCTGCACCCTGGTTGCCAGGTTGTGATGGAAAGACAGAACCGCCCCACCTTTTGGCTCTGTTACAGGGGCAAAATGGGGTAGCCTTGCAGAAATAAGAGAAGCCAGTGGACGCCGGGGCTCACAGACGTGACTGCCGCCCACCACTGTAATACATTGGGGGTCTCCACTATTACAATTTGGTAGGTAACAATCCAAGCCTCTGTTTGtctgtgtgtggagtgtgtgtgtaaattacatttttggaaagaaattcagCTCAACGCCTTGCAGATCTCTGAACGAATGCAAGTTTGCAAATTCACACGACAGACGCCCCTGGCCAAGAGGGCTGCCTGCCCGCGGGTACCTGCCTTCTCCCTGATTGCTTTGTTGTTGTCGGTCTTCACCGTCACGGGGGACCCAGCTTATAGATTTGGGGACTCAACGTTAATGTGTTAATCGCTAACCCTTGAAGGTGACCTCCtaattatttccctccttttggaCCTTTCCCTGGATGTCTGGCCTTTCATTCTTTAGAGAGTGGAGTGTGCTCCTCCCAAGCCAGAGCTCCTTGGGCTTGATTTTGGGGAGACCCAACCCCTCGCCCCAGGTCCAATCAGAGCAGAGGGTCCCAAGCCGGACCACCCCGTAAGGGAGACCCAGCATCTAGAGAACAGCGGCAGCTTTTCACAGAGTCACACACCGAGCAGTTCCTCAGACTTGGAGAGCAGGCAGCTCCCGACGGCAGGCGTGGTTTCTGTTTGCCAATGTGCAAAACAGCGTGGCCTATTCTGGACACGCTTGTGCCAGAGGTACAGTCAAGGTACATCctcttaaaaagacaaaacatggCTCTAGACTTTGAAATGACAGGATCTCCAGCAGGGCCCAAAGCTAGAGGGGCCTGGGCCTCCTCCCGACAACCTACACCCAGCAAGAGGGACTGTCCCCAAGATGAGGCCGCGGGGGATGGCGATGGCCTTTCTCCCCAGCGGGGAGCTCCCTGACGCTCTCTTCCTGCTTGGCTTTTCCTCaactctggtaagagatgttcttcAACACCTTGGAATCCCAGCCcctgtttctcctcttctctttcttgcaAACACTTGCTTACGCAGGCGCCGGGGCTGCACCCCGCGGTCTCCATGGCAACGTCCGACGCGCCGCTCAGCTCCCACTGCGACTGCGCAGCTGATCCCGCGGGGGTCTCCGGGATGCTAGACGCGCTTTGCGGGTCTTTGAGACCCTTCCTCGCTCCGAAGTTACCCTTGCCCACTCAAATAGTATCCACACACATACTCAGGTGTTACTCCCATACTCTCAAATGCTACCCACAGCTGCTCAAATATTACCCACTTGAGCTCATATATTACACTCATACGCAAGATGCTACCCACACACTCAGATGGTACCTGCACCTGCTCACGTATGTGATCTGAGTGCCGCGAGGGCAAGGTGTGGGTGTTTTGTTCCcagctgtatccccagtgcctggtacactgtaggcactcaggaaatatttgttgaatgaatgaatgatccatACTCAACCAGATATTACCCACATCTCTTCAAGTGGTACCCACGCCTGCTCAGATACACCCAAGTGTCTCACATGTCACCCACTTGCTATGAGCGTCATGAATTCAGGAATTTGCTCCCTTCTGCATCCCCAGCTTCTAGAACAGTACCTGGGATGTGGCGGGTGTGCCATTAATAGCTGTAGAattaacgaatgaatgaatgatgctcACACAACCAGGTGTTAACCACGCCCACTCAGATGTAACCCACAAGTGAACAGATAAAAATACACACCCTCACTCACACACTAGTCCCATGTTACTCATGCTCAGTCGGATGACACTTATTCTTACTCAAAGTTACCGGCTCACTAGATTAATATCCATCCTCGCTCACATTATCCACTCTTACTCTCATTCGCCAAACTTCTCAGCTGGTACCCACCCTCCCACAGTCGTCACCCATGTCCACTCAGCTGGCTCCCCTCCTCACTCAGCCGCCCCCATGTCCACCCCACGTCACCTCACAGCCTCTTGTCAGGCCGTCGACGGTTTTTCTTGTGCTTCCGCTTGCCCTTTTTGTCATCTTCAGCCTTGCTCTCCTTCTCCGCCGAGTCCAGAGGTGGCATCCCGTCCGCCCCGGGGGTGGCCTCAGCTCCTGGCTTCTCCCCCAGCCCGGGCGcacagcactttggggcaggcaGCTCTCTGGGGCCCGTCAGCGTGGGGCAcagttcctgcctcaggacccgGGCCACATCCTCCACCGTCCTGCCCTCGCTCTGCAGGAAGAGGTTCAGCTTCGTCAGGAATTCGACGTCCTGCTTCCGGGGCATGTAGACCACTCTCCACGTGCCACCCTTGCCCTGGATCTCCCTGGGGACCGCAGCGTAATTGATGTCCTCCACCAGCCTAATGATGGCTGCCTTGGATCTATCTTCTTCCAGAAAGGCCTTCCCAGCCACTTCGAATTTGCCCAGAGGTTTTAGGGGGACCCGGATGATCTCTTCGAATTCCTCGTGGTCGCAGTCCTCCGGGATCCCCAGGATCATCAGGGACTTGTAACTGTCCACCTCGAGAGCCTGGCACCCGTGCTCCAACAGGGCAATGTCCTTGACGCCAAACAGCATCTTGCCCAGCTCTCTGAGGCAGCAGTATGCCCGCTGGTGGACACCTGTGCTGCCTCGGGAATCCAAAAAATTATCCAGGATGCCACGATCCCTTCCCAAAGGCTAACCGAGAGAGAGGCCTCGCGGTCTCAGTTCGTCCAACTCAGTCAAGGAGGGCAGGGTTGCACAGCGTCCAGCGTCTGCAGCCTCCCCCTGAGAGGCCTCTTGGGAGTTCCCAGGGACTCAcgcagagggaggcagaggtgggcGTCTGCCAGCTGGCTCGTTGCTCCCGAGTCCTGGGCAAGGTAGCACCAAGGAGGGTCTGAAGATGCTGCTTCCGCTCTCTTGCTGGTGGCCTCCAAAGGTCTCGCAGGTCCTGGCAGTCTCAGCAGATGTGGGACTGCctgtctccctggggcttctGCCCCTGGGGTGTCGTGGGTGGGAGCCGGGCAAGCAAGGCGGATGGTCCCTCGCCGCTGGGCCCCGAGGCTGCCCTCCGTGCCCTGTGGCGGGGCTGAGAGGATGTGGCCGCTGCACTTGCTCCGCAGTGACGTCACCGCTTCCTTCCCTCTGTGGCCAAGCGGTCTCCATGGCAACCGCTACAGCAACGCCTTTGTCATCGGCGGCATTGAAATCAAAGTCCGAAGGGGTCATTCGGGGGTGAAGGGTCAGCCATTCACCATGGGAAGTGCCACCCCCCTTCTTTGAGAAAGTGGCTGATTCCAGGGGAGCCGGGACAGGGAAGATGCAcaatgagcctggaacatcttttgggatcagaaagtaaggaaatgctcaaagaatGAGAACAGGTGGAAAGACACAGCAGCCAGCTTgaagggctcccactggccaaatcggGGACAATTGGAGCAGCGACATTACAAATAGGAAGAAGAGATCGTAACCccttgaataaaataggaatccacGAGTCCATGTAGCTATAAGTTAAACGGGTAAACGGAAAGTTTGGTGGAGGAACGTGGCTTCTTACTTGTCTCATGTAAAACTTGTGAATCAAAGGGAACAAAAGTATCTTTTTTTGTGGACAGGAAGTTGTGGAATGTCCTTGTTTGCAGGACACGCCCACTATAATATTCAGGGATTATATTCAGTATGACACGCCAGGTTGGCAATTTACTCTCAAAAGGGTTCAGAGGGAAAAAAGTTCTTTGCCCCACATTTGCAACTCCTGTAAGTTTgtgattgtttcaaaataatttttgaagggATTTCCCACCCATGTGATGGCCTTCACAACGTCCACCCCTCCCCTTCCTACCCCGGTGATAAAAGCCTGCAAGTCTGGGCTCGATTGACGGCCTCCAAACTCCCAGCTCTGGCTAATCAGTATCATCCCACCCCTTTGCTACAGTGATTGGCTCAGAAATGGTCACCTAGGTAACCGGGGGCTAAGCCAATCAGTGCATTCTATCTCCCAGGTCAAGAGATTGATTGGTTAAGGGCTGGACAGATGAACTCATAGTCCAATGAGAATGAAGCTGAGGACTTTTGTGACTACTAATGAGGAGGAATCGGCTCTCTTTCTCCCTAGatgtaaaataagaaagatgGGAGCTGCGGGAGGCCATCCTGGAACCCTAAGAGAAGCCATTTTAAGGATGAATTCTGCATCTGgaggaaggcagagctgagagaatcacagagaaacCATGCCATTGATCTGATGACATCATGCCCCTCTGGATCAAACCGTACCTGAAACTTACACActctgaaactttttttaaagtgcttttcaAATTGAAATACGACATATGTAATGAGAAATGTACAAATTGTATATAAAAATCTataaactggggctggccccgtggccgagtggttgggttcgcgcgctgcgctgcaggcggcccagtgtttcgtcagttcgagtcctgggcacggacgtggcactgctcgtcagaccacgctgaggcggcgtcccacatgccacaactagaaggacccacaactaagaatatgcaaatatgtaccggggggctttggggagaaaaaggaaaaaataaaatctttaaaaaaaaatctataaactgAACACATTGTATAGCCAGCGGCCAAATCAACAAATGAGCATCATCAGGGTCCCCACAAGAATGCTGTGTACTAAGTCACCCCAACCTCTCGAGGGTGGCCACTATCTGGACTTTCAACAGCATAGGTTcgttttttttctggttttgtattttatataaatgggatcacgTATTATGTGCTCTGTTTCTTGGTGACCATACATGTATGGTCTGTCAGGTATAAACCCAGGCAAACGGCAAGCTTTGGTAGATACTGTCAGTTTTCCAGCTTCCCAAAGTAGCTGTATCATTTTACTCATCCACCGGTAGCATCTAAGAGTTCCAGTTCCTTCACATGGTTGCCAGCACTGGGTATTGTCAGACTTTTCCACTTCGGCAACTCTGCTGTGTATCTGATTGTGGTGTCTCTGGAGAGGAATcttgttgtgtttttaatttgaatattcCTGACGACCAATGACTCTGAGAATTTTTTTCAGATGGGTGTTGGCCATTTGGGTATCCTATTTTATTGAAGAGTCTATTAAAATTTTCGCTTGTTTTTCTATTAgttcgttttctttttcttattgatttgtagtgcTTTGTGTAGTCTGGATATTACCTCGATTATTTGAAGCTGAGCTGAGTTGGATTTTCTATAACTTGTATCCAAAACACAGCCCAATGAGCACAGAAAGGCCCATGAGTACTTACTGTGTCCAACATTTTCCTTCGTGTTTTTCACACCTTATAATTGTCACGGCTGTGAACTGATTAGTTTTACACCAGATGGCCTAGCATGTATTTagaaacttctctctctcttttaaatttcaaagacTCTTCCCAGCTCacaagtgtttcctcctctggaTCATCCTGAGAGCAGACAGGACCAGTGAAGGCTTGAACCCGAGGGTGGGACAGGCAGGGACCTGGGGGTGACCCAGGATGTGAAAAGTCCTTCAACTAGGAACCAGTCTGAACTCCAAGTTTGACCTGTCTCTGAGCCCTTATGCCCAGCACCTGGCAACGGTGCCCCATCCGTCCATGAACGCCAGCACCGAATGGCGGCTGTGTTGTCAGGGAGAGTGTGGCCAGTGTCTGAGGGAGAGTGGCCGGTGATACGATGACTCTGGACAATGTCTCGGGGAATGGCCACTGGTAGTTGAAGGGAAACATTTAAGTCAGAGGCCACCAACTGCAAGCTCAAACATTGGAAAGTGGTCCTGAGATATGTTTTACGTGGCGAGctctacttttcaaaaatttgaatCAATAGCCAACTTTTAGGTTccaaatttataagaaaatacagatttctagTTTCCCTTAAAAATGAGGGAAACTGTCAAAATGGACCCTGATTCTGACCTAATTAAAAATCTGTCAGGGCTGAGAAGCTGAGAACCTGCCTCCATTTAGATGAAGCAACTGCTGTCTAGTTTTCCACAGACTCCACCAACCCCTATTGCCCCACACTCAGTTCCATTTATGCATCTACATTAACTGCCTTGTCTCTGTAGGTATTAGAATTTGAGATGCCTAATTTACACTATTAAATTGTGTCACCATTAACTGCTTTTATTAATTTGCCCTTCAATATCTTTGAGTAATGCTCCATAAAGAAATTTAAACACGGGCTAATGGTGGAGATACCAGGTCCCCCTAGGTCCAGCACACAGAAGCCTTCACTTCTGCGTCAAGCTCCCTCACAGTTAACTGGTGCCCCAATCTAGTGGGAACTCCCTTCAGaccccatttctttttttattattttttaaaaattatttatttatttttgaggaagattagccctgagctaacatccgctgcccatcctccgctttttgctgaggaagactggccctgagctaacatccgtgcccatcttcctctactttctatgtgggacgcctgccacagcatggcttgttgagtggtgccatgtccacacccgggatccgggccagcaaacccgggctgccgaatcagaatgtgcgcacttaaccactgcaccaccgggccgacccccaGACCCCGTTTCTTATCTCCCTTCCGCACCAGATATCACCTTCTAGATCCTGTTATGTCGTTCCTTCCCCCATGCCATTTCTTCCTGTCTTCAGCCTGCGTGTACAATGATTCTTCAATTAGTGACGTTAAATTACTTTCAGGTGTGGAAGGAAGCAGGGACTAGTTTTCGTCTGTTTGTTGGGGCTTTCTAACAACACGGATGTTGATAATAATACAACCACAAATATTACCACTACTGAGAATCACGGTTTTGACGTTCGCTGGCTCACTTCTGCCTCAGTCGGGATAGGTGAGGTTAGGCAGCAGGAACAAATAAAGCCGTCAATGGCAGGGGCTTAAACAGCAAAGGTTGATTTCTTGCAAACACGCAAAGCCTGCTGCGGGTGCCGGTGCCTCTCGGGTCAACCTCTTTCGCGCTGTGGTTCAGGGATCCAGGCTGCTTTGATCTCCGTGTCGTCCTGTGCTCCGGTGACCAGCACAGCAAGGCAAGAGAGGGCTGGGGACCCACGCACCCGCATTTGAATGCTTCCACCAGGAAGCGACGCACGTGACTCCTGCTCATATttcattggtcaaagcaagtcacatgatcGCACTAACTTCAAGGAGACGGGAAAGTGCAATCATGCAGCTGCAAGTGCAGGAGAATTGGAAATAACGGTGAACACAGAAATGCCCACCACAAGCTCTCATAATGTCCCAGGCACCATGCTGAGCTCTGCACACACATTTCATTTCACTACAACCCCATGACATGGGTGCTATGGATGTCCCCACTTTTATAGTCAAGAAAACCAgggatcagagaggttaattcagttactaaggccacacagctaacgAATGGCAAAACCAGGCTTCCTTTCTCAGCACCCTGACTCCTGGGCCCCAGTGTTTAACCTCACACAACACCATGCCATTCCCTGAGAAGAAGGTGCCTCATTGTGTCGCCTGGCTTAGTTCCTGTTCTGTCATGcagttgctgtgtgaccttgggtaggctgctttccctctctgggctgtgTGGTGATTTTGTGCTGTCCAACTTAGCTAAGCTGGGTCTGTGTCTCCTAGAAAACCTTTCCCTGGGGGGCTCCGGGTTAGAGTTGTCTAAAAGAGACATTTGCAAGAGATGTAGACAGCAGAGGTGAAGCAACAGCCATTACGGTGGGAACGTCTGCGCAGGACCCAGGGGCCACAACAGATCATGCACCTTGTCACCGATCTGACAGACCTCAGCAGCACCTGCTCCCGCTGGCTCTCCTTTTCCAGAGTCTGTGAATCTTGGGTCCTGAGTGGCTCCgtgggggcagggcagcagctTCGTCTGCAGGTCACGCATGGAACTGAGGCTGGAGGGGGTAAGAGGCACATGGGGCTTCCAGTTTGTTCTCACAGGTTCCAGGTGGTTCTTGTAGATTCCAGCTTCCCAACTACCCAGCCAACGGACCTACAGAGACTTCAGACCCAGCACTAATTACAGAGGCACCGACCTTGCATTTACTTTTCCTCCTTCAACCCTCGTGCACCCGGGTTAGTGACTTTTTTGGTGTCCCCATCACCCCTTTCTGGGTCTGCACGTCCCGCAGCTCTGCCCACAGCTGCCTAAGGTCCGATCCCCATGCTGAGTTCCCTGCGCCGTGTCACTCACAGTGCGCCTGCTTCCCTACTGAGCGTAAACAACCAGGACTCTTCGTTTATAAAACAACAGGCTGGACTAACCATTGCTTTTCAAGTTTTCCAGTAGagacaagagaaggaaaatatgcccTCCCATCTGGGGTTTTAGGAACCGGCTCCCTGATAGAGATTTCTTTGAAGTCTTATTTAgacattaaaattttacatttgacCCCATAACATAACACTGTccattttaatacaaaaataagttttcCCTCAAAAGAGGTGGTAAAATTGGCAACCAAAAAAATATCTGccatggaggggccagcccggtggcgtggTGATtaaagttcacaggctctgcttcggtggcccggggttcacgggttcggatcctgggcacagacctacacaccgctcatctagccgtgctgtggcggcgtcccacatagaagagctagaagatAAGATAAATGAGTCCTGGGGCTGTAACGTACAGAACGGTGACAATaggtaacaatactgtattgtatgttTGAAAGCTGCTAGGATGgtggatcttgaaagttctcttcacaagaaaaaaatcttgtaacTATGTATGGGTGGTGATGGATGTTCAAAAAAAATTGCCATGAGGGCCAGtaggattgtaaattggtgcagccacaatggaaaacagtatgggggatcctcaaaaagttaacaatagatcccccatatgatccagcaattccactttcgggaatatatccaaaagaaatgaaaaatactaacttgaaaagctatctgcacctccatgttcctagcagcattattcacagtagccaagacatggaaagaaactaagtgtccatcaagtgatgaacgcataaagaagttgtggtatatgtatatgatggaatattatttagccataaaacttttttttttttgctgaggaagattcgccttgagctaatatccactgccaatcttcctctttttgtatgtgagccaccaccacagcatggccactgacagaggaatggtgtaggtccgtgcctgggaactgggcccaggccaccacagcagagtgcccaggatttaaccactaggccactggggctggcctttattcagccataaaaaaaaaaaaaaaacaaggaaatcctaccacttgtgacaatgtggatggaccttgagggcattatgctaagtgaaataaatcaaatagagaaagacaaatataggatctcacttgtatgtggaatcttaaaaaaaaaaaaaagcaaacataaaaaaagacatcAGACTTGTGGTTACTAGAGGTGGaagggtggggacaggggaaaTTGGAGGACGGTGGTGAAAAGAtagaaatttccagttataatataaataaatactagaGATGTAATGTACCACATGATGGctatagctaacactgctgtatgatgtACAAGAAAATTAAGAGGGTAAATCCTAAGAGTtgtcatcacaaggagaaaattttttttcctttttcttttctttctttttattgtgtctaCATGAGAAGATGGATGTGAGCTGAACTTATTTATTGtgttaatcatttcacaatatatgcaaatcaagTCATCATGCTGTACCCCTAAACTTATACAGCCACgtatgtcaattatttttcaataaaactggggagaAAAGACTTGCAAGAAAgacgtttctaacaagctccttgccaagaaaaaaaagtctgccgTGGATTTATGAATCCTTGGGGCTCCACGGCATCTCCCTGGGCTCGTGCATGTCCCACATTGAGAAGCAGGCGGCAGAATGGCTCATTTATTCAATCGACCAATATTGACTGAGAAGTTTGTTGGTCCAGGCTCCGGGCAACGTGCTGGGCATACCTGAGTGAGTGACACAGGTTCTGCTTTTAGGAGCTCGCTCCAGGGGTTACCACAGGCTAGGCCAGCCTGTTTACAGCCagggagagaaaccctataattACTACCAAGATGGGTTCTGATCCCTGGTGTGGGGTGTGTAATACAGAGTATGCTAATTGGGACGTGTTTTGGGAAGTTTAAGTTGAGACCAGCATAAAGTGCTTTGGGGGCCCTGAGCAACTGTCTGGCCtcatccaggaaggcttcctggaggaggtgatactGGAAGGAATCTTGAAGGATATATATAATAACCACaacaataaaactatttttaaaagcagtcaTTGCTATCACTTAAATAGGGCATGCTACATGCCAGAAAATATTCTATGCCCTATATCTGTACTAagccatttaatttttacaactgtCCATGTCCATGTTAGATAGTGTTTTATCAATTCAGTTACTCacccactcaacaaatatttattgagcagctccTGCATTTTatagtcaggaaaacagaagacCAGCAAGGTTAAATCACTTACCTAGGGacacacagctcagccaatgagaaatgttgcagctcagccaatgagaaacgtcacagctcagccaatgagaaacactgcagctcagccaatgagaagctgttgccgccctgaactgttactttcccccagtGGACTTTGCTTTACAacagccccaccccctccccctttttctctataaaagcagctcccttgctttgttctctggatttgcctgtggtttggTGTAGCTTGTGCATCCTgagttgcaattcttttggctattcctgaacaAACTCGTTTTGAGGCTGAGtcaataatatataatgtatgatGTGGTGATAATGGgtggtttggggaaaaaaataaagcaggaaagagggaTAGAgagaaaaagtgtgtgtgtgtgcacatgcgtgagTGTATGAGGAGTGTTGTAATTTTTTTACAGTGTGCTGAGGAAAGGCTCcagggaggtgacatttgagcaaagatctgaAGGAGTGAGTGAGTGGTGTGATGAGGGAGTGATCATGTGAGTATTCAAAAGAACAGTGTTCCAAGCAGaaagaacagccagtgcaaaggccctgaggctggagcctgcctggtgtgtttgaggaatagCAAAGACGCCAGTGTGACTAGGGCAGAGGGAACACGGGAGTGTTAAGGAGAAAGGTGGAGTAAAAGCAGGTGGCGGGAGAGGGGACATGATGGCAGGACTCTGTAGCCCCCGGTGTGGATTGGGGACTTTTCTCTGGTGAGATGGACCCAAACCCCCAGGGAAGGGACATTTAATGAGGTAACCGAAGGCCAGAGCATTTGTAGGAGTTTGCTGGTCAGGTAAGAGTGCCAGATTTGGAGAACATGAATTTCTGAATATACATTTTCCAGTCCTGAGAAAGTCATCCTGTCtaaatctatatatatttatatttatgtccCAAGCTCTGTTCCAAACAAAAGCTAATGCTGGGAACTCTGGGAGTGGATTAGGGGGGCCTGAAGCCATGTGAGGGGGTCTGTCCTGTGGGAGGCTGCGTCTCCGGGATCTAGAACCAGGTCCTGCTTattacagcaggtgctcagtcaaCACCATCTGGCTAAATGCAGGACTGGCTTCACTCCCTCCCCGTTTCCACAATCCCCACTCATCAAGGCCCCAGGCTCCTTATcctattaactcacttaatcctcacaacaagtcTTCAgggaggtattattattatcccattttacagatgaggaaactgaggcacataagGAACAATTAACTTGTTCAAGGCCACATagttaatcagcggcaattctggaacttgaacccaggcagcctggctccggAGCCCCCACACAGAACCATGCTGGCTAAACTGTGCTCCTGAAAGGTTACAGCTATTTGTGCCCTTGCCAGGAGTAAGAAGATGCCTGTTTTCTCCACTCAGGACAGCAttgcattattaattttttttttttgaggaagattaaccctgagctaacatctgctgccaatcctcctcttttttttttgctgaggaaggctggccttgagctaacatctgtgcccatcttcctctactttatatgtgggacgcctgccacagcatggcctgccaagcagtgcacaggatctgaaccagcaaacctcgggccaccgaagcagagcatgagaacttaggtgctgcaccactgggctggccctgcattattaattttttttctttgccatctgACTGgctaaaattgtattttataatcGACATTTCTTTAATCATGAGACTGAGCATCATTTCCAAAATTTATTggatattttttttctgtgaacttccTGTTTgtatcttttacccatttttttaaattagggttTCTTATTCTAGCTGAAGGCTAGAGAGTTTTACAAGCAAAGGAAATTAGCATACTGTTTGCATCACATGGCAagggtatttttccaaatttcttgttTTGGGGTTGTGTTTAGGGTACATTATCCCTTGCaggtaattttaagtt comes from Equus asinus isolate D_3611 breed Donkey chromosome 26, EquAss-T2T_v2, whole genome shotgun sequence and encodes:
- the PNMA8C gene encoding paraneoplastic antigen-like protein 8C, with amino-acid sequence MLFGVKDIALLEHGCQALEVDSYKSLMILGIPEDCDHEEFEEIIRVPLKPLGKFEVAGKAFLEEDRSKAAIIRLVEDINYAAVPREIQGKGGTWRVVYMPRKQDVEFLTKLNLFLQSEGRTVEDVARVLRQELCPTLTGPRELPAPKCCAPGLGEKPGAEATPGADGMPPLDSAEKESKAEDDKKGKRKHKKNRRRPDKRL